A single genomic interval of Barnesiella intestinihominis YIT 11860 harbors:
- a CDS encoding M16 family metallopeptidase: MEEFQTHTLPNGLRLIYRPTQSAVSYCGFTVNAGTRDEDEDYSGLAHFVEHTIFKGTTHRRASHILNRMEVVGGELNAYTSKEETVVYSVFPGAHLARAMQLLGDLVADSQFPERELCKEREVVVDEINSYRDTPSELIYDEFESSLFEGCSLGRNILGDVDSLTRITSDVARRFLTDYYTPENMVFFFMGSTSFNRVRGLAERYFGHLCRPKKELSRELKPFVESFSRTVNRDTHQSHVIIGARAYDLFDKRRRPLLLLNNLLGGPGMNSVLNVSLREKRGYVYTVESSVTSYTDTGLFTVYFGTDHRYAQRCIDLVKRELKRVREQRLSPAKLAAAKRQFMGQIEVSTDHSENVALALGKSFLRYGRFDSLEEIASLMERITADDILEVANELLSEDRLSMLIYE; the protein is encoded by the coding sequence ATGGAAGAATTTCAAACACATACTTTACCGAACGGTCTCCGTCTGATTTACCGACCGACGCAATCGGCGGTTTCGTATTGCGGATTTACTGTCAATGCCGGGACTCGCGACGAGGACGAGGATTACAGCGGATTGGCTCATTTTGTGGAACATACGATTTTCAAGGGGACGACTCATCGGCGTGCTTCGCATATTTTGAACCGCATGGAGGTTGTCGGCGGTGAGTTGAATGCTTATACGTCGAAAGAGGAGACGGTGGTGTATTCTGTTTTCCCCGGCGCTCATCTGGCTCGTGCCATGCAGTTACTCGGCGACCTTGTCGCAGATTCTCAGTTCCCGGAGAGAGAGTTGTGCAAGGAGCGTGAGGTAGTCGTCGACGAGATAAACTCTTATCGGGATACTCCTTCGGAGTTGATTTACGACGAGTTTGAATCGTCTCTTTTCGAGGGGTGTTCTTTGGGCCGGAATATTTTGGGAGACGTGGATTCTTTGACTCGAATCACATCGGACGTCGCCCGTCGTTTTCTGACGGATTATTATACGCCCGAAAATATGGTATTCTTTTTTATGGGTTCGACGTCTTTCAATCGGGTGAGGGGGCTGGCGGAGCGCTATTTCGGTCATTTATGCCGTCCTAAGAAAGAGTTGTCTCGTGAGTTGAAACCGTTTGTCGAGTCTTTTTCCCGGACGGTGAACCGCGATACTCATCAGTCGCACGTCATTATAGGGGCGAGGGCGTATGATTTGTTCGACAAACGTCGCCGTCCGTTACTGTTGTTGAATAATTTATTGGGTGGCCCGGGCATGAATAGCGTGTTGAATGTGAGCCTCCGGGAAAAGAGAGGGTATGTCTATACGGTGGAATCGTCTGTGACATCGTATACCGATACGGGACTTTTTACGGTTTATTTCGGGACGGATCATCGTTATGCTCAGCGATGTATCGATTTGGTGAAGAGGGAGTTGAAGAGGGTTCGAGAGCAAAGGCTTTCGCCGGCGAAGTTGGCGGCGGCCAAACGTCAGTTTATGGGGCAGATAGAGGTTTCTACCGATCATTCGGAGAATGTGGCGTTGGCTTTGGGAAAGAGTTTCCTCCGTTACGGTCGTTTCGATTCTTTGGAGGAGATTGCGTCTTTGATGGAGCGGATTACGGCCGACGATATTTTGGAAGTCGCTAACGAGTTGTTGTCAGAGGATCGTTTGTCTATGTTAATTTATGAGTAA
- a CDS encoding GIN domain-containing protein produces the protein MKKVWSILAVLSMSLTALQAVETSVKQLSVDDFYKMKVYNNFDVSYRQSADSAGVIVIMASTEDISHVECVSKKGQLTIKYKGSSDKEQMQGAIIVYSTALEYVENNGLGSIQIVSPISGAAFQAKVLGNGSISAPQIDYGIVKASVLTGKGKISLTGKCREAELSVTGAGQIEADRLTARDVTCRIRGVGVIGCHATQKLTAKATGNGEVYYRGTPEIKKLSLGELSVRSLEGK, from the coding sequence ATGAAAAAGGTGTGGAGTATATTGGCGGTTTTATCGATGTCTCTTACCGCATTGCAGGCAGTAGAAACTTCTGTGAAACAGCTTTCGGTAGATGATTTTTATAAGATGAAGGTATATAATAATTTCGATGTGTCTTATCGTCAGAGTGCCGATTCGGCCGGTGTTATCGTGATAATGGCATCGACCGAGGATATTTCTCATGTCGAATGTGTATCGAAAAAAGGTCAGTTGACGATTAAGTATAAAGGTTCGTCGGATAAAGAGCAGATGCAGGGTGCTATTATCGTTTATTCCACGGCTTTGGAGTATGTCGAAAATAATGGATTGGGATCGATACAGATTGTTTCGCCTATATCGGGAGCGGCGTTTCAGGCCAAAGTACTGGGAAACGGTTCTATTTCGGCTCCTCAAATCGATTATGGCATTGTAAAAGCATCTGTATTGACCGGCAAAGGAAAAATTTCGCTGACGGGTAAATGCCGAGAAGCCGAGCTTTCTGTGACCGGGGCAGGGCAGATAGAAGCCGATAGATTAACCGCCCGCGATGTAACCTGCCGAATCCGGGGGGTAGGAGTAATCGGGTGTCATGCTACCCAGAAATTGACGGCAAAGGCTACCGGAAACGGTGAAGTGTATTATCGAGGGACCCCCGAAATCAAGAAACTCTCTCTGGGAGAGTTATCTGTCCGTTCGTTGGAGGGGAAATAA
- a CDS encoding YhcG family protein, producing the protein MSKELTIIDKDYIRWVEDLSVRYRQSQIKAAVRVNRELLKYYWELGRDIEEMRVEERWGEKVIKNLSVDLQRKNLNATGLSRTNIYYAKKFYLLYSQYLKVVPQPVGQLEEMLFSIPWGHHRYLMDRYSKEPAKALFYVRKTMEEGWSRDTLLNFMDNGLYEREGKALTNFTRTLPETTSDLAQELTKDPYNFAFTGITQPYNEHILKDALLANISQFLLELGTGFAYIGKEYRLQIGQKEKFIDLLFYNLNLSCYVVIEVKIGEFDFQDLGQLSGYVVACNHILRKEGRDNPTIGLLICRQKDSMLAQYALEGSNLPLGISEYELSKLYPEKVEGTMPTIEEIEARLGENLDGKQTEL; encoded by the coding sequence ATGAGTAAAGAATTGACCATCATAGATAAAGACTACATCCGATGGGTGGAAGACCTTAGTGTACGCTATCGTCAAAGTCAAATTAAAGCCGCGGTCAGGGTTAACCGTGAGTTGCTTAAATATTACTGGGAACTTGGTCGTGACATAGAAGAGATGCGTGTGGAAGAACGGTGGGGTGAGAAAGTCATCAAAAATCTTTCTGTGGATTTACAGCGCAAAAATCTCAACGCCACAGGCCTTTCTCGAACCAATATATATTACGCAAAGAAATTCTATCTGCTTTATTCTCAGTATCTAAAAGTTGTTCCACAACCTGTGGGACAATTGGAAGAAATGCTTTTTTCCATACCTTGGGGACATCACCGTTATTTGATGGACAGATACAGCAAAGAACCGGCAAAGGCTCTCTTCTATGTAAGAAAGACGATGGAAGAGGGTTGGAGTCGCGACACATTGCTCAACTTTATGGACAACGGCCTGTATGAACGGGAAGGAAAGGCCTTGACAAACTTCACCCGCACATTGCCGGAAACGACAAGCGATCTTGCACAGGAACTGACAAAAGACCCTTATAACTTTGCCTTTACAGGAATAACTCAACCTTATAATGAGCATATTCTCAAAGATGCGCTGCTTGCCAATATCTCGCAATTCCTGCTGGAACTCGGTACCGGATTCGCATACATAGGCAAAGAGTATAGACTTCAGATCGGACAAAAGGAGAAATTTATCGATTTGCTTTTCTACAACTTGAATCTATCATGCTATGTAGTGATTGAAGTGAAAATCGGCGAATTTGATTTTCAAGACCTCGGACAGTTAAGCGGCTACGTGGTCGCTTGTAATCATATTCTTAGAAAAGAGGGAAGAGACAATCCTACAATCGGTCTGCTTATTTGCCGCCAAAAGGATTCAATGCTTGCCCAATACGCATTGGAAGGCAGCAATCTCCCATTGGGAATATCTGAATATGAGCTGTCAAAACTATACCCTGAAAAGGTGGAAGGTACTATGCCTACTATCGAAGAGATTGAGGCAAGATTAGGTGAAAATCTAGATGGGAAACAAACTGAATTATGA
- the mobV gene encoding MobV family relaxase, producing MNTDIKQAMHVEAGKSFGTAEANENERRWNDDKIDRKNQEPTNHYDKTRMKLNFEIGSDRKVHPLGYQEKSLEVRLQERLTELGWKPFKPDSKIQPNCCAKFIFGGNHDRTLEMAFGTQAVNLDKGADNSHLQRCPEIEQWAKDVYDWCAKRYGQENIIGFQVHLDESSPHIHALIVPVGQRSKSGRECVMWSAKFGKNRYEYGRILREMHTSLYEEVGSKYGLERGDSIVGRNVQHLHKRDYIRKLAKEAKQAEKALKGLQAMIRKLEREMLAGRNRLKEIDEALASGKITLDRYEAQKADIQKLITEYQEKLEDKSNKLHAKEHELEQLTKDAAKARSVIQPFRNHKVDFTPPQITEKVPLFGTDKWIERQNRLIAKQFTEIVRKIESLYRNDAARQVEAAQRNVLADYGELYQLRQENKILSDTNENLESELNTLLCQLAIPSVRNMIFAVADALISGQPIPVSSEGGGGNSDSDLRWDGRRQDEEEDEYKRRCLMHTVQVVRNSQRKTIRR from the coding sequence ATGAACACAGATATTAAACAGGCCATGCATGTTGAAGCAGGGAAGTCATTCGGCACAGCAGAGGCGAATGAAAATGAAAGGCGTTGGAATGACGACAAGATTGACAGAAAGAATCAGGAGCCGACCAATCACTATGACAAGACCCGAATGAAACTGAATTTCGAGATTGGGTCCGATAGGAAAGTTCATCCGTTGGGCTATCAAGAGAAATCGCTTGAAGTACGTTTACAGGAACGGTTGACTGAATTGGGCTGGAAGCCTTTCAAGCCGGACAGCAAAATTCAACCAAACTGTTGTGCGAAATTTATCTTCGGAGGCAATCATGACCGTACACTTGAGATGGCATTTGGAACTCAAGCCGTAAATCTGGACAAGGGTGCAGATAACAGCCATCTCCAGCGATGTCCGGAAATCGAACAATGGGCAAAAGATGTCTATGACTGGTGCGCCAAACGATACGGACAGGAAAACATCATCGGTTTTCAGGTTCACCTCGATGAGAGCAGCCCGCATATCCATGCCTTGATCGTTCCTGTCGGACAACGTTCCAAAAGTGGACGTGAATGTGTCATGTGGTCGGCGAAGTTCGGGAAGAACCGCTACGAGTACGGACGGATTCTTCGGGAAATGCACACCTCACTATATGAAGAGGTAGGAAGCAAGTACGGGTTGGAACGTGGTGATAGTATTGTTGGGCGCAATGTTCAGCATTTGCACAAGCGAGACTATATCCGCAAATTGGCTAAAGAGGCAAAACAGGCGGAAAAAGCACTCAAGGGACTTCAGGCAATGATACGGAAACTTGAACGGGAAATGCTTGCCGGAAGGAACCGGCTTAAAGAAATCGATGAAGCTCTCGCGTCCGGCAAGATAACTCTTGACAGGTATGAAGCGCAGAAGGCGGACATACAGAAACTCATTACCGAGTATCAGGAAAAGCTCGAAGACAAATCCAATAAACTTCATGCAAAGGAGCATGAATTGGAGCAATTAACAAAGGATGCGGCGAAAGCCCGTTCTGTTATACAGCCATTTCGCAACCACAAGGTTGATTTCACACCACCGCAAATAACAGAGAAAGTTCCGCTATTTGGTACAGACAAATGGATTGAACGACAGAATAGACTTATCGCCAAGCAGTTCACCGAGATTGTCCGTAAGATAGAATCTCTATACAGAAATGATGCAGCCCGACAGGTCGAAGCCGCCCAACGCAATGTCCTAGCGGATTACGGAGAATTGTATCAGTTGAGACAGGAGAATAAAATTCTTTCAGACACAAACGAAAATTTGGAGTCAGAGCTGAATACATTGCTCTGTCAGTTGGCTATACCTTCAGTTCGCAATATGATTTTTGCAGTAGCTGATGCGCTCATTAGTGGGCAACCGATACCAGTTTCTTCCGAAGGCGGTGGTGGTAATTCCGACTCAGACCTTCGTTGGGATGGACGCAGACAGGATGAGGAGGAAGATGAGTATAAACGGAGATGCCTGATGCACACAGTGCAAGTTGTCCGTAATTCTCAAAGAAAAACTATACGCAGGTAA
- a CDS encoding cob(I)yrinic acid a,c-diamide adenosyltransferase has product MKKSNLYTMTGDKGTTSLVGGQRTTKNDPRLEAYGTVDELNAHIGLLRQTGNRSEDDALLLFIQNKLFVIGSYLATDTSFTQLREASRLCPEDIARIEDRIDTLDATVPPLHAFLLPGGTAAAAQAHICRTVCRRAERRICQVAQEVLVDENIMKFINRLSDYFFVLARFNNYTAKQDEIFWDKDCK; this is encoded by the coding sequence ATGAAAAAAAGTAACCTATACACAATGACCGGAGATAAAGGCACGACATCGTTAGTAGGAGGACAACGTACCACTAAAAACGATCCGAGGCTCGAAGCCTATGGAACCGTCGATGAACTCAATGCCCACATAGGACTCCTTCGACAAACAGGAAATCGGTCCGAAGACGATGCCCTGCTCCTCTTCATTCAAAATAAACTCTTTGTCATCGGCTCCTACCTCGCCACCGACACGTCCTTCACACAACTCCGAGAAGCCAGCCGCCTTTGTCCCGAAGACATCGCTCGGATAGAAGACCGTATCGATACATTGGATGCGACCGTTCCTCCGCTCCATGCATTCCTCCTACCCGGCGGAACCGCCGCTGCCGCCCAAGCACACATCTGTCGAACCGTTTGCCGTCGAGCCGAACGCCGCATCTGCCAAGTAGCTCAAGAAGTTTTAGTCGATGAAAACATCATGAAATTCATCAATCGTCTGTCAGACTACTTTTTTGTTTTAGCAAGATTTAACAATTACACTGCAAAACAAGACGAAATTTTCTGGGATAAAGATTGTAAATGA
- a CDS encoding DUF2795 domain-containing protein: protein MYWTLELASKLEDAPWPATKEELIDYAMRSGAPLEVIENLQEMEDEGETYECIEDIWPDYPSKEDFFFNEEEY, encoded by the coding sequence ATGTACTGGACATTAGAATTAGCATCGAAACTCGAAGACGCACCTTGGCCTGCGACAAAAGAGGAATTGATTGACTACGCTATGCGTTCCGGGGCGCCTCTCGAAGTTATTGAAAACTTGCAAGAGATGGAAGACGAGGGGGAAACCTACGAATGCATCGAAGATATTTGGCCCGATTACCCCAGCAAAGAAGACTTCTTCTTCAACGAGGAGGAATATTAG
- a CDS encoding DUF3987 domain-containing protein, with protein sequence MFDTVHLTNMLRSEVEGIPETGLPLDDFPDKIQEIILNLARYENFNVEYTASIVLSAVATAIGNSCHIRIKGEWKTCPSIYMMLVGRPGLGKTPPLGFIYKPINEYDDRLHEKYNEEYDEYERSMSAGKHGSDGEEQLLKKPNFVTTVIYDSTPEAMMNIHQHNQRGITLVVDEILALFNSVKRYNSKNNLIEDLLTAYSGQPLKIIRKSESRPVLIKNPCINVIGSVQTNMLQEVFRAEFLANGLLDRFLFVYPKNRKISGWRREERNTARPDIMNQWRTIINRILSIPCILDDKGTTVNPRILTMSDDAEEYFYEWYNGIIDAVNAIEDDADVESRKMKLNGHVARLALLFQVMKWATDSGDMQYIERDSVESAIRMIDYYEETYRRIQEAIVINSIGETKEAWLSLLEDRFTSGDAVIAGRKVDMSRRTVYYALDQLCRLKHPLIEKLQHGVYRKLMTENTDAPCTIALSSCQDTVQSSQSAKVQSATTLKSEDHE encoded by the coding sequence ATGTTTGACACCGTTCATTTGACCAACATGCTTCGTTCGGAAGTGGAAGGCATTCCGGAAACAGGTCTTCCGTTGGATGACTTCCCGGATAAGATACAGGAGATTATCCTCAATCTTGCCAGATACGAAAATTTCAATGTGGAATATACTGCGTCTATTGTTCTTTCTGCTGTCGCTACTGCAATAGGCAACTCTTGTCATATCCGTATAAAGGGCGAGTGGAAAACTTGTCCATCCATTTATATGATGTTGGTCGGTCGTCCAGGGCTTGGGAAAACACCTCCTCTCGGTTTTATTTATAAGCCGATTAATGAGTATGATGACCGGCTGCATGAGAAATATAATGAGGAATATGACGAATATGAAAGATCCATGTCAGCAGGCAAGCACGGAAGTGACGGGGAAGAACAGTTGCTTAAGAAACCGAATTTTGTAACGACTGTCATTTATGATTCTACCCCGGAGGCTATGATGAATATTCATCAGCATAATCAGCGTGGGATAACATTGGTCGTCGATGAAATCCTGGCTTTGTTCAATTCCGTCAAAAGGTACAACAGCAAGAACAACCTCATTGAAGATCTGTTGACAGCTTATAGCGGACAGCCGTTAAAGATTATCCGCAAATCAGAATCACGTCCTGTTCTAATCAAGAATCCATGTATAAATGTCATCGGTTCAGTACAGACGAATATGCTGCAGGAAGTCTTCCGTGCAGAGTTCCTTGCCAACGGATTGCTTGACCGTTTTCTGTTTGTCTATCCTAAAAACAGGAAGATATCCGGATGGAGACGGGAAGAACGGAATACAGCCCGTCCTGATATCATGAATCAATGGAGGACAATAATTAACAGAATCCTAAGTATCCCCTGTATCCTTGATGACAAGGGTACAACGGTCAATCCCCGTATCCTTACAATGTCTGACGATGCGGAAGAATACTTTTATGAATGGTACAATGGAATTATCGATGCTGTAAATGCCATTGAGGATGATGCAGATGTTGAAAGCCGCAAGATGAAACTCAACGGCCATGTAGCACGTCTTGCCCTGTTGTTTCAGGTAATGAAATGGGCTACTGATAGTGGAGATATGCAATATATTGAGCGGGACTCTGTAGAATCGGCAATCCGTATGATTGATTATTATGAGGAAACATACAGGAGGATTCAGGAAGCCATTGTCATAAACAGTATCGGCGAAACTAAGGAAGCGTGGCTTTCTCTGTTGGAAGATCGGTTCACTTCCGGTGATGCTGTTATTGCCGGTAGAAAAGTTGATATGTCCCGACGTACCGTCTATTATGCGCTTGACCAATTATGCCGGCTTAAGCACCCTCTTATAGAAAAGCTTCAGCATGGAGTCTATCGCAAACTTATGACAGAAAATACTGATGCACCTTGCACTATTGCACTTTCATCTTGCCAGGATACCGTGCAATCTTCTCAAAGTGCAAAAGTGCAGAGTGCAACCACACTAAAATCAGAAGACCATGAGTGA
- the dusB gene encoding tRNA dihydrouridine synthase DusB has product MKIGNLDFGKYPLLLAPMEDVTDESFRLMCKEFGADMVYTEFVSSDALVRNINSTMRKLSIQDAERPVAIQIYGRFVDAMVDAARRCEEANPDVLDINFGCPVKKVAGKGAGAGMLRDIPLMLKITRAVVDAVKIPVTVKTRLGWDHDSKIIVDLAERLQDCGIAALTIHGRTRSQMYTGEADWTLIGEVKNNPRMRIPIIGNGDVTTPQIAKERFDRYGVDAVMVGRASFGCPWIFKEMKYYLETGELLPPLSIHEKMSVLRRQLRESVARLDERRGILHIRRHLAATPLFKGIPNFRDTRIAMLQANTVDELTAILDKIECDILPEQI; this is encoded by the coding sequence ATGAAAATAGGTAATCTCGATTTTGGCAAGTATCCTTTGTTATTGGCTCCGATGGAAGATGTCACGGACGAGTCTTTCCGTTTGATGTGTAAGGAATTCGGAGCCGATATGGTCTACACGGAGTTCGTGTCGAGCGATGCTTTGGTAAGGAATATCAACAGTACCATGCGGAAATTGAGCATACAGGATGCGGAGAGGCCTGTCGCCATACAGATTTACGGACGTTTTGTCGATGCTATGGTCGATGCGGCTCGTCGTTGCGAGGAGGCTAATCCCGACGTATTGGATATAAACTTCGGCTGTCCGGTAAAAAAGGTAGCCGGCAAAGGCGCCGGAGCCGGTATGTTGAGGGATATCCCGTTGATGTTGAAAATTACCCGGGCCGTGGTCGATGCCGTGAAAATACCGGTAACGGTAAAAACGAGGTTGGGTTGGGACCATGATTCGAAGATTATCGTCGATTTGGCCGAGCGGTTACAGGATTGCGGCATTGCTGCTTTGACCATACACGGACGTACGCGCAGCCAAATGTATACGGGCGAAGCCGACTGGACTTTGATCGGAGAGGTAAAAAACAATCCTCGCATGCGTATCCCCATTATCGGAAACGGAGATGTGACGACTCCCCAAATTGCCAAAGAGCGATTCGATCGTTACGGGGTCGATGCCGTTATGGTGGGTCGGGCGAGTTTCGGTTGTCCGTGGATTTTCAAGGAGATGAAATATTATTTGGAGACGGGCGAGCTTTTACCTCCTCTTTCGATCCACGAGAAGATGTCGGTTTTGAGGAGGCAGTTGCGTGAAAGTGTGGCCCGGTTGGACGAACGCCGGGGCATATTGCATATTCGCAGACATTTGGCGGCGACGCCTTTGTTTAAAGGCATTCCTAATTTCAGGGATACTCGCATAGCCATGTTACAAGCGAATACGGTCGATGAATTGACTGCTATTCTCGATAAGATAGAATGTGATATTTTACCAGAACAAATATAA
- a CDS encoding TIGR00730 family Rossman fold protein, whose amino-acid sequence MQNITIFCSASDTVAPIYKNEAETVGQWIGTHHKTLVYGGANGGLMEIVAKEVRDNGSQVLGIITRHIAEMGRSSQQPTDLVTTDSMGERKRLLIERGDILVALPGGIGTIDELFDALTTKMLGTHDKPVIICNTQGLFNALIQQIELLRKENFLRYDRPDLYHIVPDAKTCCELLERYNR is encoded by the coding sequence ATGCAAAACATTACCATTTTCTGTTCTGCATCAGACACGGTCGCTCCGATATATAAAAACGAAGCCGAAACAGTAGGACAATGGATAGGAACACACCACAAGACATTAGTATACGGAGGAGCCAACGGAGGCCTCATGGAAATTGTCGCTAAGGAAGTGCGTGACAATGGAAGCCAAGTACTCGGTATCATCACCCGCCACATCGCCGAAATGGGTCGATCCAGTCAACAACCCACCGACCTCGTCACAACCGACAGCATGGGTGAACGTAAACGGCTGCTCATCGAGCGAGGCGACATACTCGTGGCCCTTCCCGGCGGAATAGGGACTATCGACGAACTTTTCGACGCCCTCACGACAAAAATGCTCGGCACACACGACAAACCCGTTATCATCTGTAATACACAAGGCCTGTTCAACGCATTGATTCAGCAAATAGAACTGCTGCGCAAAGAAAATTTCTTGCGATACGACCGTCCGGATCTTTACCACATCGTACCAGATGCTAAAACCTGTTGCGAACTTCTCGAACGATATAACCGTTAA
- a CDS encoding helix-turn-helix domain-containing protein, which yields MAKETNVEKLCDRELLEKILSIVERQEKLPPPTHEGGHRLYDNKSLMEKLNIKEKYLKKLRDNGYLGYSREGDKYWYTQEDVDRFLRRFHYEAFAIGDELPKQEGGGYV from the coding sequence ATGGCTAAAGAAACGAATGTAGAGAAGCTATGCGACCGGGAATTGCTTGAAAAGATTCTCAGCATAGTGGAGAGACAAGAGAAACTGCCGCCTCCGACTCATGAAGGCGGACACCGTCTATATGACAACAAGTCTTTGATGGAGAAATTGAACATCAAAGAAAAGTATCTGAAAAAGTTGCGAGACAACGGCTATCTCGGCTACTCGCGTGAAGGTGATAAATACTGGTACACGCAGGAAGACGTAGACCGCTTTCTGCGTCGTTTCCATTATGAAGCTTTCGCTATTGGTGATGAACTTCCCAAACAGGAAGGAGGTGGCTATGTTTGA
- a CDS encoding tyrosine-type recombinase/integrase, which produces MGRPKRLYPLGRYRLHVRGEIDPAKQYLVQLEYTWNRQVIRKGMNIFVRLGDWNEKANKGRGGVRASYGPEANRINSLLLARVDKIDSFLAEFQQKHPNQITEQVISDLLADKPLTREDKGKDFIEFVQERLESDYSRNRIGRSRYENGKSGMNIFRIFLRATKNGTYKPDSIYLGEISVELIDEYIRWRREIKQNSDATINHALTPILKACAYASEMKMIDHAVNARIQDMRITSKISLSDEDNEFDGKYLSKEQMSALLEYYNTCTEPRRKEFLEMFFFAFHACGLRVVDVMTLQWGHVNFEKKELRKIMIKTNKRHVIPLTEPALHILHRWQEKRAGCRYVFNLVKDDLDLDDAEALYKSRNNATKCINQSLAVVGEQIGLSFTLSMHVARHSFAVFALNKGLSMSVVSRLLGHGSTDVTEKVYAKFLPETLSAEVARLKEDFASLEIVR; this is translated from the coding sequence ATGGGACGACCGAAACGACTATATCCATTGGGACGCTACCGCCTGCATGTCAGGGGTGAGATCGATCCTGCCAAACAGTATCTTGTCCAGCTTGAATACACCTGGAACCGGCAGGTGATACGCAAGGGTATGAATATCTTTGTCCGGTTGGGAGACTGGAACGAGAAAGCCAACAAGGGACGTGGCGGAGTCAGGGCGAGCTATGGCCCGGAAGCCAACCGTATCAACAGTCTGTTGCTTGCCCGAGTAGATAAGATTGACAGCTTTTTGGCCGAGTTTCAGCAGAAACATCCAAACCAGATTACGGAGCAGGTAATATCAGATCTTTTGGCCGACAAACCGCTCACACGGGAGGACAAAGGAAAGGATTTTATTGAGTTTGTTCAGGAAAGGCTTGAATCCGATTATTCGAGAAACCGAATCGGACGCAGCCGCTATGAAAACGGCAAGAGCGGCATGAATATTTTCCGTATCTTTCTCCGAGCAACAAAGAACGGTACCTATAAGCCGGACAGTATCTATTTAGGTGAAATATCGGTTGAACTGATTGACGAATACATCAGGTGGCGTCGTGAGATAAAACAGAACAGCGATGCAACAATCAACCATGCTTTGACTCCGATTCTGAAGGCATGTGCCTATGCTTCCGAAATGAAGATGATAGACCATGCCGTCAATGCGAGGATTCAGGATATGCGTATCACCTCTAAGATATCTCTTTCGGACGAAGACAACGAGTTTGATGGCAAGTACCTTTCAAAGGAACAGATGTCTGCGCTGTTGGAATATTACAATACCTGTACAGAACCGCGCCGTAAGGAATTTTTGGAAATGTTCTTCTTTGCCTTCCATGCCTGTGGACTCCGTGTTGTCGATGTGATGACATTGCAGTGGGGTCATGTCAATTTTGAGAAGAAGGAACTGAGAAAAATCATGATCAAGACGAACAAGCGCCATGTAATTCCTCTTACAGAACCTGCCTTGCATATACTACATCGGTGGCAGGAGAAACGTGCCGGATGCCGGTATGTATTCAACTTAGTAAAGGATGATCTGGATCTTGATGATGCTGAGGCTCTGTACAAGTCCCGTAACAATGCAACGAAATGTATCAATCAGTCGCTGGCGGTTGTCGGAGAACAGATAGGGCTTTCGTTTACCCTCTCAATGCATGTGGCTCGGCATTCGTTTGCGGTCTTTGCACTGAACAAGGGACTTTCCATGTCGGTTGTCAGTCGTTTGCTCGGTCATGGAAGCACGGATGTCACCGAAAAGGTTTATGCCAAATTTCTGCCCGAAACGCTGTCGGCGGAAGTGGCACGTCTGAAAGAGGATTTTGCTTCTCTGGAAATTGTCAGATGA